From Natrinema salaciae, the proteins below share one genomic window:
- a CDS encoding FtsZ/tubulin family protein → MTYLFVGAGQAGGAIVDSVFDYTDDSLLGLFDSADISTLGRPLVFNSTMRDLQNLSNVPPEDQYGIAEQHGLVQGTEPGFEEMVTGGFGRNPVDADEVMAEHAPQIQTILGEKFESGFDRSAGADESFEDDPTDVEEPIDGEEADDAPIDPDAEFEPGPAVEPTGSGVQFAFLFLGLGGGTGCGIGPHLAREIRAFTDGRAKVVAVAVLPNTRGADEVGGSDEDGEASAGRQAWNARYGLDRLEDEVDGIILVDNQRISYLDSAGGEFGEYNDYVAASIYDLVAGPVLSGVDPSAVDGIDTPDIDVRDIVTSLSFGVAGEESTPGYAAIGRSVTMTRSLPGYLLPFVGKRDIDSAALSRLSAAKQTLAKVDVGGAQKAISLIRAPKSNLGSGSHSVEIGTVKEYLERTSNLNEVNIGVAMSDRNLASVTTLLTYRREDIDRLADIEAAADAYEAETEELLA, encoded by the coding sequence ATGACGTACTTGTTCGTTGGGGCTGGACAGGCGGGGGGCGCGATCGTCGATTCGGTGTTCGATTACACCGACGATTCGCTGCTGGGATTGTTCGATTCGGCCGATATTTCGACGCTCGGTCGGCCGCTCGTGTTCAATTCGACGATGCGGGACCTGCAGAACCTTTCGAACGTTCCGCCCGAAGATCAGTACGGAATCGCCGAACAGCACGGTCTCGTTCAGGGGACCGAACCGGGATTCGAGGAGATGGTCACGGGCGGGTTCGGTCGCAACCCGGTCGACGCTGACGAGGTGATGGCCGAACACGCGCCGCAGATCCAGACTATCCTCGGCGAGAAATTCGAATCGGGGTTCGACCGGTCCGCGGGGGCCGACGAGTCGTTCGAAGACGATCCGACCGACGTGGAAGAGCCGATCGACGGTGAGGAAGCCGACGACGCACCGATCGATCCCGACGCCGAATTCGAGCCGGGGCCCGCGGTCGAACCGACGGGATCGGGCGTCCAGTTCGCGTTCCTGTTTCTCGGCCTCGGTGGCGGAACCGGCTGCGGGATCGGTCCGCATCTCGCCCGCGAGATCAGGGCGTTCACCGACGGGCGAGCCAAGGTCGTCGCAGTCGCCGTATTGCCGAACACCCGCGGCGCAGACGAGGTCGGCGGGTCGGACGAGGACGGGGAGGCCAGCGCCGGCCGACAGGCCTGGAACGCGCGGTACGGCCTCGACCGGCTCGAGGACGAGGTCGACGGTATCATTCTGGTCGACAATCAGCGCATCTCGTATCTCGACTCGGCGGGCGGCGAGTTCGGCGAGTACAACGACTACGTCGCGGCGTCGATCTACGACCTCGTCGCCGGCCCGGTTTTGAGCGGGGTCGATCCGAGCGCGGTCGACGGCATCGATACGCCCGATATCGACGTCCGGGACATCGTGACGTCGCTATCGTTCGGCGTCGCCGGCGAGGAGTCGACGCCCGGGTACGCCGCGATCGGACGCTCGGTGACGATGACGCGGTCGCTGCCGGGCTATCTGTTGCCGTTCGTCGGGAAACGCGACATCGACAGCGCCGCACTCTCGCGGCTGTCGGCGGCGAAACAGACCCTCGCGAAGGTCGACGTCGGCGGCGCTCAGAAGGCGATCTCGTTGATCAGGGCGCCGAAATCGAACCTCGGCTCCGGGTCCCACAGCGTCGAAATCGGGACGGTCAAGGAGTATCTGGAGCGGACGTCCAACCTGAACGAGGTCAACATCGGCGTCGCGATGAGCGACAGGAACCTCGCCTCGGTGACGACGCTGCTGACGTACCGCCGCGAGGACATCGACCGGCTCGCGGATATCGAGGCGGCAGCCGACGCGTACGAAGCGGAGACGGAGGAGCTACTTGCATGA